The proteins below are encoded in one region of Triticum aestivum cultivar Chinese Spring chromosome 1B, IWGSC CS RefSeq v2.1, whole genome shotgun sequence:
- the LOC123128841 gene encoding uncharacterized protein isoform X2, translating into MEKKLPLALALAQKHGAGEPAWARPWRWAKTAFFLVAMLASLLLVCAPPLLVVLLDLALPPMLLSAHLRAGADPPHRSFLPAVLDQARAFEFRSSLVDLPAVSAARALLILCAYTVCGGGGGAYLWVVAASAAASVSYVLAKAAAVLPRGAAPQGKGAAGPEPMLLLSLSLAAAHLAVAYRTSCRERRRLLVYRIDVEAVRLKGGHQTPKGLKQCSV; encoded by the exons ATGGAGAAGAAACTGCCGCTGGCGCTGGCGCTGGCGCAGAAGCACGGCGCCGGGGAGCCCGCGTGGGCGCGGCCGTGGCGGTGGGCCAAGACGGCCTTCTTCCTCGTCGCCATGCTCGCCTCGCTGCTGCTCGTCTGCGCGCCGCCCCTCCTCGTCGTGCTCCTCGACCTCGCCCTCCCGCCCATGCTCCTCTCCGCGCACCTCCGCGCCGgcgccgaccccccgcaccgctCCTTCCTCCCGGCCGTGCTCGACCAGGCGCGGGCGTTCGAGTTCCGGTCCTCCCTCGTCGACCTGCCCGCCGTCTCCGCCGCGCGAGCCCTGCTCATCCTCT GCGCGTACACGGTgtgcgggggaggaggaggcgcgtaCCTGTGGGTGGTGGCGGCGAGCGCCGCGGCGTCCGTGTCGTACGTGCTGGCCAAGGCGGCCGCCGTGCTGCCGCGCGGCGCCGCGCCGCAGGGGAAGGGCGCCGCCGGGCCGGAGCCCATGCTCCTGCTGTCCCTGTCGCTCGCGGCCGCGCACCTCGCCGTCGCGTACCGGACCAGCTGCCGCGAGCGCCGCCGCTTGCTCGTCTACCGGATCGACGTGGAGGCC GTACGGCTGAAAGGAGGCCACCAGACACCCAAGGGGCTCAAGCAGTGCAGCGTCTGA
- the LOC123128841 gene encoding uncharacterized protein isoform X3 has protein sequence MEKKLPLALALAQKHGAGEPAWARPWRWAKTAFFLVAMLASLLLVCAPPLLVVLLDLALPPMLLSAHLRAGADPPHRSFLPAVLDQARAFEFRSSLVDLPAVSAARALLILCAYTVCGGGGGAYLWVVAASAAASVSYVLAKAAAVLPRGAAPQGKGAAGPEPMLLLSLSLAAAHLAVAYRTSCRERRRLLVYRIDVEAIILYYYLAEPKA, from the exons ATGGAGAAGAAACTGCCGCTGGCGCTGGCGCTGGCGCAGAAGCACGGCGCCGGGGAGCCCGCGTGGGCGCGGCCGTGGCGGTGGGCCAAGACGGCCTTCTTCCTCGTCGCCATGCTCGCCTCGCTGCTGCTCGTCTGCGCGCCGCCCCTCCTCGTCGTGCTCCTCGACCTCGCCCTCCCGCCCATGCTCCTCTCCGCGCACCTCCGCGCCGgcgccgaccccccgcaccgctCCTTCCTCCCGGCCGTGCTCGACCAGGCGCGGGCGTTCGAGTTCCGGTCCTCCCTCGTCGACCTGCCCGCCGTCTCCGCCGCGCGAGCCCTGCTCATCCTCT GCGCGTACACGGTgtgcgggggaggaggaggcgcgtaCCTGTGGGTGGTGGCGGCGAGCGCCGCGGCGTCCGTGTCGTACGTGCTGGCCAAGGCGGCCGCCGTGCTGCCGCGCGGCGCCGCGCCGCAGGGGAAGGGCGCCGCCGGGCCGGAGCCCATGCTCCTGCTGTCCCTGTCGCTCGCGGCCGCGCACCTCGCCGTCGCGTACCGGACCAGCTGCCGCGAGCGCCGCCGCTTGCTCGTCTACCGGATCGACGTGGAGGCC ATAATACTCTACTACTATCTCGCCGAGCCGAAGGCGTGA
- the LOC123128841 gene encoding uncharacterized protein isoform X1, translating to MEKKLPLALALAQKHGAGEPAWARPWRWAKTAFFLVAMLASLLLVCAPPLLVVLLDLALPPMLLSAHLRAGADPPHRSFLPAVLDQARAFEFRSSLVDLPAVSAARALLILCAYTVCGGGGGAYLWVVAASAAASVSYVLAKAAAVLPRGAAPQGKGAAGPEPMLLLSLSLAAAHLAVAYRTSCRERRRLLVYRIDVEAVSTLAPSPPRLYFSVNCTAIHG from the exons ATGGAGAAGAAACTGCCGCTGGCGCTGGCGCTGGCGCAGAAGCACGGCGCCGGGGAGCCCGCGTGGGCGCGGCCGTGGCGGTGGGCCAAGACGGCCTTCTTCCTCGTCGCCATGCTCGCCTCGCTGCTGCTCGTCTGCGCGCCGCCCCTCCTCGTCGTGCTCCTCGACCTCGCCCTCCCGCCCATGCTCCTCTCCGCGCACCTCCGCGCCGgcgccgaccccccgcaccgctCCTTCCTCCCGGCCGTGCTCGACCAGGCGCGGGCGTTCGAGTTCCGGTCCTCCCTCGTCGACCTGCCCGCCGTCTCCGCCGCGCGAGCCCTGCTCATCCTCT GCGCGTACACGGTgtgcgggggaggaggaggcgcgtaCCTGTGGGTGGTGGCGGCGAGCGCCGCGGCGTCCGTGTCGTACGTGCTGGCCAAGGCGGCCGCCGTGCTGCCGCGCGGCGCCGCGCCGCAGGGGAAGGGCGCCGCCGGGCCGGAGCCCATGCTCCTGCTGTCCCTGTCGCTCGCGGCCGCGCACCTCGCCGTCGCGTACCGGACCAGCTGCCGCGAGCGCCGCCGCTTGCTCGTCTACCGGATCGACGTGGAGGCCGTGAGTACCCTCGCCCCCTCGCCACCTCGCCTTTACTTCTCCGTAAATTGCACTGCCATCCATGGCTGA